In the Nicotiana tabacum cultivar K326 chromosome 16, ASM71507v2, whole genome shotgun sequence genome, one interval contains:
- the LOC142170666 gene encoding aspartyl protease AED3-like codes for MALAIATFLFITLLSTKASAFDSCASTNEDLSVIPVYGKCSPFNTPKPSSWENTVINMASKDPQRLSYLSSLVAQKPNSAPIASGQQVFNIGNYVVRAKIGTPGQLMFMVLDTSSDTGWVPCSGCTGCTSTMFAPNTSSTYGSTECSAPQCTQVRRQSCPAGAPGACFFNQSYGGASSFYATLSRDVLRLGTDVIPNYSFGCINAISGSSIPPQGLLGLGRGSMSLLSQSASLYSGVFSYCLPSFKSYYFSGSLKLGPLGQPKNIKFTPLLKNPHRPSLYYVNLTGISVGRVLVPIAPELLAFDTNTGAGTIIDSGTVITRFVQPAYNATRDEFRKQVKGPFSSLGAFDTCFASTNEAVAPAITLHFTGMDLVLPMENTLIHSSASPVACLAMAAAPTYVNSVLNVIANLQQQNLRILFDTANSRLGIARELCN; via the coding sequence ATGGCTTTAGCCAttgctacattcctcttcattaCTCTTCTTTCAACAAAAGCTTCAGCCTTTGATTCATGTGCATCTACTAATGAAGATCTTTCAGTCATTCCCGTTTATGGCAAATGCTCACCTTTCAACACACCAAAACCTTCTTCTTGGGAAAATACTGTTATTAACATGGCCTCAAAAGATCCACAAAGGCTTTCTTATTTATCCAGTTTAGTCGCCCAAAAGCCCAATTCAGCCCCTATTGCTTCGGGCCAACAAGTATTCAACATTGGTAACTATGTGGTTCGGGCCAAGATTGGTACCCCGGGCCAGCTCATGTTTATGGTCTTGGATACCAGTAGCGATACTGGATGGGTGCCATGCAGTGGCTGCACTGGGTGCACCTCTACCATGTTTGCCCCGAACACGTCGTCGACTTATGGGTCCACGGAATGTTCAGCACCCCAATGTACACAAGTCCGGCGACAATCTTGCCCCGCTGGTGCACCGGGTGCTTGCTTTTTTAACCAATCTTATGGTGGCGCCTCATCATTCTATGCTACGTTGTCTCGTGATGTTCTTAGACTAGGCACGGATGTTATACCGAATTATTCTTTTGGGTGCATCAATGCCATATCCGGGAGCTCAATTCCGCCTCAAGGGTTATTGGGCTTGGGCCGGGGCTCCATGTCACTGCTCTCACAATCCGCATCACTCTACTCAGGTGTATTCTCATATTGTTTACCAAGTTTCAAATCCTATTATTTCTCCGGATCACTCAAACTTGGTCCCTTGGGCCAACCCAAGAACATTAAATTTACCCCCCTTCTTAAGAACCCACACCGACCGTCTTTGTACTATGTGAACTTGACCGGTATAAGTGTGGGAAGAGTCCTAGTTCCAATAGCTCCTGAGCTCCTAGCTTTTGACACGAATACCGGTGCGGGTACCATAATTGACTCGGGTACGGTCATTACCCGATTCGTTCAGCCAGCTTATAATGCAACCCGGGATGAGTTCAGGAAACAAGTGAAAGGACCTTTTAGCTCTTTGGGTGCATTTGACACTTGCTTTGCATCAACAAATGAAGCAGTGGCACCAGCCATTACATTGCACTTCACAGGAATGGATTTAGTGCTGCCAATGGAGAACACTTTGATACACAGCAGCGCAAGTCCAGTGGCATGTTTGGCAATGGCAGCAGCACCAACCTATGTGAACTCTGTGTTGAATGTTATAGCCAATTTGCAGCAGCAGAACCTCAGGATTTTGTTTGACACTGCTAATTCTCGTTTGGGAATTGCTCGTGAACTTTGTAACTAG